The proteins below come from a single Mytilus edulis chromosome 5, xbMytEdul2.2, whole genome shotgun sequence genomic window:
- the LOC139523017 gene encoding uncharacterized protein — MLLDKFCILTFLPLLAAVHLRDEFINIVLKDCYSYENNDNALTMGTLEQMKCMTHLILKNDENFRLNPIDLLRIHLSMTHLKNGGPLTLDIPPIIEKKMFDLLAKAPVRLSDLIKRRVKRSRRYGYGRGYGRKQYTPSELPDSDLKKIMKEILDSSAPVIKKPFKIHWNLTDRRTHNRSSTYSRDHPVNLKNLKSYLKRRYPDVQEPDYQRIIQKIMDSPAPNIKKRFQTKESMIDPRTYRSHKKSDVGGGARRNSYRNSGYRRDGENSRYG; from the exons atgctGTTGGATAAATTctgtattttgacctttttgcccTTGTTGGCGGCTGTACACCTTCGGGATgagttcattaatattgttttaaaagattGCTATTCGTACGAAAATAATGACAATGCCTTAACCATGGGGACTCTGGAACAGATGAAGTGTATGACGCATCTTATCTTAAAAAATGACGAAAATTTCCGACTCAACCCAATCGATTTGCTTCGAATCCATCTCAGCATGACGCATTTAAAGAATGGTGGGCCCCTAACTCTGGACATTCCACCGATCATCGAGAAGAAAATGTTTGATCTTCTTGCAAAAGCACCTGTTCGCCTATCG GATTTGATAAAGCGAAGAGTCAAAAGGTCGAGGAGATATGGATATGGTCGTGGATACGGACGTAAACAATATACACCATCAGAATTGCCAGACTCCGATCTAAAGAAGATTATGAAAGAGATCTTAGATTCATCTGCACCTGTTATTAAGAAGCCTTTTAAAATTCATTGGAATTTAACAGATCGGAGAACGCATAATAGATCATCTACCTATTCTAGGGACCATCCGGTGAATCTCAAAAACTTAAAGTCCTATCTCAAACGTCGATATCCAGACGTTCAGGAACCAGATTATCAAAGGATTATTCAAAAGATCATGGACTCACCTGCACCTAATATTAAGAAACGATTTCAGACCAAAGAATCTATGATAGACCCAAGAACCTATCGCAGTCATAAAAAATCTGATGTCGGTGGAGGAGCGAGAAGGAATTCGTATAGAAACTCAGGCTATCGAAGAGATGGGGAAAACTCAAGATATGGGTGA